DNA from Synechococcus sp. CBW1108:
GGTCCCTGCCGGAGCTGGTGCTGATGCTGGGCTTTGCCCATTGCCTCTGCGACTTTCCCCTGCAGACAGACAAGATGGCCATCGGCAAATGCCCCGGCTGCGGCCAGGTGGGTGTGGCCTGGGGCTACTGGATGGCCAGCCACTGCGGTACCCACGCCCTGGCTGTGGCCCTGATTACGGGAATGCCCTGGCTGGGGGCAGCTGAATTTGTAGCCCATTTCCTCATCGACCTACTCAAATGTCGCAAGCTGATCAATCTCGCCACAGACCAAAGCCTCCATCTGCTCTGTAAAGTTAGCTGGGCAAGCTGCAGCCTGGCGCTGATCTCATAACCATGGCCGGCTGAAATGGTCAATCTGGGAGTCCTGATGACAGCCCTGGGCTTGGTGATCCTGCTAGTAGCCCTATGGCTGATCTGCAGGCGCACAAAGCTGGCCCCGGTGCCCCTACGCCTACCAGGCCTGGCGATCCTGATCTGGATAGTGCACGCCAGCCTGCCGGCAAGCATTGCAGCGTCGGAGAATAAACTCTGGCTGGATTTAACCCTCCATCTGGGCCAAAGTTATGCGGCCCTGCAACTGGCGTTCTGGCTGACGCTGGAATTACCGGCTCCGATCAGCTGGTGGCCCCATCCGCCCAAGATCCTGCGCGACCTCGGCGCCCTGACCATCGGCGCCGCCCTCACCCTGATCGTGCTGCAGAGAGCGGCCGATATCAACGTGGTCGGCCTGGTGACCACATCAGCCATTTTGACGGCCGTTATCGGCCTGGCGGCCCAGGAGGCTCTAAAAGACTTGTTTGCAGGAATCATGCTGCGGGTCGACAGCCCGTTTGAAGAAGGCGATTACCTCGAGCTCGGCGATGATGTCAACGGTTGGGTAGTTTCCCTGACCCTGCTGAGCACACGCCTGCGCCATGTTCACGGTGCCTTAATAACGCTGCCAAACAGCATGATGTGGCAGAAAAACATGCGGCGCTTTAGCCCCAAAGGGCCGATCGCGCGGGAACTGCACATCAATCTCGACAGGGAACTACCACCGAACCAGGCGACTGAGCTGCTGCTAAAAGTGGCGGAAAGCTGCCCGAGTGTGCTGAAAAACCCAGCGCCGGAAGCAATTGTCTATGCCTATCACGACTACGCCAACACCTACGAACTTGAGGTTTGGCAGGAAGATCCGACCGACTTGGGCTACGACGAACTGAGGGGGGAAGTGCTCAGCCAGATCTGGTATGCCCTCGAGCGCATAGATCAACGGGTGCCCTATCCGATTACGGAATTCAAAAGACGCCTGGGTAGCTCAGGACCGGAGAGCCCTGTCAAATTCGATCTGGAAGATCGCATTGCAATTCTGGCCAAGAGCCCCCTGTTCGGCCAACTTACCGAAAGCCAGCTTGGCGGAATCTCCAGACTGACACGTTGCATCCGATTTGGCCAGGGGGAGAAAATAATCGTAGAAGGCGATGAAGGTAACACCCTCTACCAGATTGTTAGCGGCGAGGTTGCAGTTATAAAGAAAATGCAAGACGGTGAATTGCGCGAGCTTGCCCGCCTCAGCGCCCCGGCAATTATCGGCGAGATGAGTGTTTTCAACGAGGAGCCCCGCAGTGCCACAATTGAAGCATTGGGGTCCTGTGTGGTGCTGGAAGTTGAACGCGACGACCTGCGCCCACTCCTGCAGCATGAGCCGAAAGTGCTGGAGATGCTTGCTGCTGTGATTAGCCAGAGGAGGGCAGAATTACTGAAGCTCAGCTCTGAAACCAAGCTCCAACAGGAGGGCTCCCTGCTCAGCAAGATGCGAATGATGTTCCTGGGCCTATAGGGGTTTTGAGAAGCATGGGCTCTGATTGCCGTGGCAGGCAAAGCCCGTTATAACAAGGAAAATATTAAGGTCACGGAGCACGCCTATGGGCGATATTCGTGCTGATTGGTGCTGCCCATGGCCCTGCTGGATGAGTCAACGGAGGAGCTGCTGCAGGAGATTGCCCTTGAGCTCGCCTTTGTTCAATCAGGCGGCCAGAGCAGCATTGCTGCGCTGATCACCTCCCTAGGCAAACTCCAACAAATCGCAGCCGCCCAAGGAAGGGAAAAGGCACTGCAATTAAGCAGGGAACTGGGTGGCTGGCTTGTGGAGCTTGAAGCCCGTGGCACGGCCCTGGATGCAGGGGAACTGGAGGCGCTCCAGCAAAAATACCAGCCCCTTGAGAAGGCACTCTATGCCGAAGCAAACAAAACCGAAGCTGGATTTACAATCAATCTAGAAAGCCAGGACGACCTCGAACTACTCAATGAATTCTGCAACGAAGGCAAAGATCTGCTTTCACAGGTAGAACAAGGTGTGCTGGTTTTAGAAGAGGATCCCGCCCACAGGGAAACCCTAAACCAGGTATTTCGCGCCTTTCACACCTTCAAGGGCGGTGCTGGATTCCTGGGGCTCGAGCCCATCAAAGACCTAGCCCACAACCTGGAATCTCTCCTCGATGCGGCAAGGCAAAATAGTCTTGTCATTGACAGACATGTCATCAACCTGATCCTGGCTGGGGGGGATGCCCTGCGCAAGTTTGTGGATGGGATAGAGCAAACAATCCGTAGCGACAACAAAACGGCCCCAATCATCGTACCGACAAGGGAGCTGATCGAAAGGGTGCGGAGCACCCTCGATGGCAATCCTGGTGAGGTGACGGTCGAAAAGCCCGGCGAAACAAGCATGCTGGCCAGTGAACCGCCCAGTGAGCCCGCCAACGAAGCGAAAATCATTCCACCAATAGCCGAAATCAATAAGCCAATCCCTGCCACAGCCAAGGAAATAGAGGAGCCACAGACAAAGCCGAGCCCAAAACCAAAGGCGGCCAACCTCAGTAACTTTGTCAAGATTGATACCCAGAAGCTCGACGCCCTGATCGACCTGGTGGGGGAACTGGTGATAGCTAAATCGATGGTGGTGGAGCACCCGGTGGTGGCTGGGCAGCAATCGGAGGAGCTCTCGCGGGAACTGAGGCAGCTTTCACGAATTGCCGCCGACCTACAGCGCAATGCAATGTCGTTGCGAATGGTGCCGATCCGAACCACCTTCCAAAAGATGAACCGCCTTGTTCGCGATTTAGCAAATAGCCAAAACAAGCAAATCTGCCTGGTTACCAAGGGCGAAGATACTGAGTTGGATCGCAACATCGTCGAAGCCCTTGCCGAGCCGATGATTCACATGTTGCGCAATTCAATTGACCATGGTATAGAGCACCCCGCCGAGAGAGAAGGCCTGGGCAAGTCAGCTGCAGGAAAGATTGAAATTGAAGCCTGTCACCAGGCCGGTGGCATCTTGATCAGAATTGAAGATGATGGTCGCGGCATTGATCCTGCTCGGGTACTGGCAAAGGCAAGGGAAAGGGGCATTGTCGACACCGATTTCAATGGCAACACCAATGAAATCCTTAGCCTAATCTTCGAACCCGGCTTCTCTACGGCTGAAACAGTTACCGATGTCTCCGGCAGGGGCGTCGGCATGGATGTAGTGAGGGGAAGTATCTCCAGGCTGCGAGGAAGGATCGACGTGCAATCGGTGGTTGGCAAAAGCACAACCTTCAGCATTTATCTACCCCTGACACTGGCCATCATCGACGGTATGCTGGTGGGAGCTGGCAATCAACGCTTTATCATCCCAACCCTTTCGATTCAGGAATCGTTCAAGCCCACAGCAAGCATGCTGTCAACGCTTAAGGGACGGGGACAACTTGTAAATTTACGCGGAAGATTGATACCCATGATCAGTCTTTGCCAAAAGCTAAAAATCGACAGCGGCTCAGCCGACCCCTCCGAAGGCATTATCCTGATCATCAACTCTGGCGGTCAAGCCAAAGGCCTACTGGTAGACCATCTCATTAGTAAACAAGAAGTTGTTATCAAACCGATGGGCGAGACCCTCCAAAGCCAACCCGTTTATTCCGGGGCGGCAATCATGGGAGATGGACGGGTGGCGCTAATCCTCGATCCGGATGCTCTGGGTCGCAGCGAAAGCCCTAGGACAGAATCCCCTAGTTTAAGTAATTAACATGAATTTGAATGTCAAGCTTCTAATCAAGGCCAACGCTGCCCTGCTGACCGTGGCCCTAGTAGGCGAGGTCGCACTATTGACCATCCTGACTCGGCCCATGTGGATCAACCAGCGGCTATATGAAAAAATTGTTGACCACCACGACCTAGCAGGAGATCTTCAGCCGTCCCCCTTTGAGCTCCTCGGCCTGCGTGGCGAGGTCGCTCGAGCCCTTCTATCAATCAAAAACTCAGGACAGAATGAGCCTGCCCAGATTGCCACAAACCCGGCAATCAGAACCCTAGCACAGTATTACCGCGAGAGAGTCACTAAGTTCAGAGATCGACAGCAACTCTGGCTTGAAAATCCAAACTTTGAGCCCGATCTGCAGAATAAGTTTCGCAGCTGGACTAGTGGAGTCAGCCAGGAATACCTGAATGCCATCGGCAACAACCTTATCCCCGCCCTACAGGCAGGAAATCTAAAACGGGCTGCAGAAGTCGACCGGAATTTAGATGCTATCTATCGAGAACACCTCTCCGGCCTCGCCGGCGTAATAGGTACTAACAAGGCCGAAATTCAGGAACACGAAGCCGAAGCAGACAATGGCATCAGGGCAGCCACCCTCTGGATAATATTTAGCACCTTGGCCCTACTGGGATTGGGTTATTTCACCCTCTACCTTATGCAAAAAGTTGCCGTAACTCCACTGAGCAAGATTGCAGGCGAGCTGGGCGACGGCGCCGACCAATTCATTGAGGCCACCAGCAGTGTGGCAAACGCGAGCTATGAAATCGCAACCGGGGCCAGGCAGGTGGCAAATTCCAGCCTGCAGATGGCCCAGGGTGCCTCAGAGCAGGCGGCTGCTATTGAAGAAACCAGTGCCTCGCTTGAGCAGATGTCGAGCATGATCCATTCCTCCGCCAGAAATGCCGATCACGCCAAAACCCTGGCGGGCGAAGCCCAGGCAAGCGCCAGCCTGGGTAACACCAGTCTTGAGGCGATGGCGGTAGCCATGGGGGCAATTGAGAAATCTAGCAACGAAGTTGGCAAGATTGTAAAAAGTATCGACGAGATTGCCTTCCAAACCAATATCCTTGCCCTCAACGCAGCCGTAGAGGCGGCACGGGCTGGCGAGGCAGGCTCGGGCTTTGCTGTAGTAGCAGAAGAAGTGCGGTCTTTAGCGCAAAGGAGTGCGGCAGCCGCCCACGAATCCTCCCAGAAGATTGAGGCATCTATATTAAGTAGCAGGGAAGGGGCGCGCTGCCTAGACGGGGTGGGCGATTCCTTCGCCAAAATTAGTGACAAAGTTAAACATACCGATTCCCTTGTATCTGAAATTAGCTTGGCCACTAAAGAGCAAGCCCAAGGCATTGAGCACATCACCACGGCCCTACAGGAAATGAGCAAGGTTGCCCAAGACAACTTGTCTTCAATTGAAGAGATGAAAAGGGCTGCCGAACAAAGCGCAGGCGCCAGTCAGCAGATTGTTGGCGCAGCCGAACAAATGCGCAGCCAAGCCATGAGACAACACGAAATAACGGCAGACTTAAAAATAGTAATTGATGGCACCACCAGCTCCCCATCTAGCCATAGCAAACACACCCACCTAAGCCAAGCCAAGCCGCGCAGGGTTCTGGGGACACAGCCGCAGCCATCATCCGCGCTGCATCAGGGGCAAAGCCAGGCGGAATCAAACTATGATGAGCACTTCAGTGATTACTAAGGCAGGGGAGATGGCAATAGACGACATAGCCGTATACAACGATCTTCCTGAGGCGGGAAAGTTCCTTAACTTCCAGCTGGGCCAAGAACGCTATAGCCTCGCCGTAGCAGAGGTGCGGGAGATTATTCGGCTTTGCCCGATCACCCCGGTGCCGCGAATGCCTGAACATTTTCTCGGCGTAATTAATCTCCGCGGCAAGATTGTGCCAGTTATTGATTTGCGCCAGCGCCTCCATTTGCCCGGCTCGGAAGCAAAAGAGCGGGCCTGCATTATCGTTGTGCATCACCACACCGCCGCAAGCCCAGACCAATTAGTCGGACTGCAGGTAGACCTAGTAGACGAGGTGGTATTTATTGAACAAAGCGCCATCGAACCCGTACCAGACTTTTGCGACACGGTTGACAGCAAATTCATTCAAGCGATGGCCAAGTATAAAGATTCAGTTCTAGCAATTCTCAGCGTCGCTGAACTTCTCAAAGATGCCGGCAACCTCCAAGCCACTCCCGCCTTGGCACCGGAGCAAGACCAATGAAGCTCAATCTAAAAGTTCTAATTCGGGCCAATGCTGCCCTGGTAACAGTCGCATTAGTTGGCGAATTAATAGCTAGCACCATTCTCAGCAGAACGATCTCGATCAACAGCCCTGCCTACGAAAAAATTGTTGCCAGCAAAGATTTAATAGCAGACATATTGCCGCCACCAAACTACATTATCGAGCTGCATTATTACGTTACCCGGGCCATGCTGGATGCCAGCAACAGCGAAAATGGGAAGACTGTGTCCGGATCGGCGAATATTTCAAGGCTTAGCAGTGCCCTGCCAAGGCTTCAGCAAGCCTATGAAGAGAGGCTCAAATATTGGACTGCTAACAAGTATGTCACCGAAGAAGAACGATTTTTGCTGACCAAAGACTCAAACACCCCGGCCAGCAGCTACATAAACTTAGTCGGCTCAAGCCTGCTGCCAGCGCTGACTTCAGGCAACAGGCAGACCGCTTTGGCGGTATTTAAGGAGCTAGACAGACTGTTCTATGAGCACAGCGAAATGAATGCTAAGCTGGTCGACATTTCTAACCGGGAAATCATTAACAGCGAGCAGGAAGCCGCCGCCAGCGCCCAGCGGGCAAACCAAATCCTGCTGCTGATCACTCTTCTGCTGCTGGCATCAGCCTATACAGTGCTCTATCTGATGCAAAGGGATTTCGCCAGCCCTTTGGATAGGATTGTCAATGATCTTGGCAAGGGCTCAGGGCGCTTCCTCCAGGTTTCCAATCAGATTGCCGACTCCAGCAATCAGCTGGCCCAGGGCGCAAGTGAGCAGGCCAGTGCCATTGAAGAAACCAGTGCCTCCCTGGAGGAGATGTCAAGCATGATCCACTCCTCAGCCCGCAATGCTGATCACGCTAGAACTTTAGCCAGCGAATCCCAGCTCAGTGCCAGCGAGGGCATGGCCAGCATGAAGGAGATGACCGAAGCCATGGCCGCAATAGAGCGCTCAAGCAATGAGGTTGTCAAAATTGTTAAAAGCATTGATGAGATCGCCTTTCAAACAAACATTCTTGCCCTCAATGCTGCCGTAGAAGCTGCCAGGGCTGGGGAAGCCGGTGCGGGTTTTGCGGTAGTGGCCGAGGAGGTTCGCTCCCTGGCCCAGCGCAGTGCGGCCGCGGCCAACGAATCAGAAACCAAGATCGAGGCATCGATCAAAAGCAGTCGTCAAGGGGCCCAATGTTTAACTGGTGTGGGGGAATCATTCAGCCGAATTGGCAGCAAAGTTCAGGAAACTCACAACCTTGTTTCCGAAATTGCCCTGGCAACCAAAGAGCAATCCCAGGGCATTGAGCAAGTCACTATTGCCATTCAGGAAATGAGCAAAGTGGCCCAATCCAGCGCCATCAATACAGAGCAAATCGCCAGCGCAGCCGAAGAAATGCGCCAGCAAGCATCGATGCAGCAGCAGACCGCTGGAGCGCTGCGTGCGGTGATAGATGGCTCCTCAAACGAGCTGGCCAGTGAGCTGGATGGCAAAAATAGTTCGGCAAAACCAGAACCAACCGGCCCGCAAGATCGGCCAGATTCCAATTTAGATGAGCATTTTAGCAACTACTGATGGTTGTTAGCAGCACAGCAAGGCAGGGGCC
Protein-coding regions in this window:
- a CDS encoding mechanosensitive ion channel family protein, yielding MTALGLVILLVALWLICRRTKLAPVPLRLPGLAILIWIVHASLPASIAASENKLWLDLTLHLGQSYAALQLAFWLTLELPAPISWWPHPPKILRDLGALTIGAALTLIVLQRAADINVVGLVTTSAILTAVIGLAAQEALKDLFAGIMLRVDSPFEEGDYLELGDDVNGWVVSLTLLSTRLRHVHGALITLPNSMMWQKNMRRFSPKGPIARELHINLDRELPPNQATELLLKVAESCPSVLKNPAPEAIVYAYHDYANTYELEVWQEDPTDLGYDELRGEVLSQIWYALERIDQRVPYPITEFKRRLGSSGPESPVKFDLEDRIAILAKSPLFGQLTESQLGGISRLTRCIRFGQGEKIIVEGDEGNTLYQIVSGEVAVIKKMQDGELRELARLSAPAIIGEMSVFNEEPRSATIEALGSCVVLEVERDDLRPLLQHEPKVLEMLAAVISQRRAELLKLSSETKLQQEGSLLSKMRMMFLGL
- a CDS encoding chemotaxis protein CheW — encoded protein: MAIDDIAVYNDLPEAGKFLNFQLGQERYSLAVAEVREIIRLCPITPVPRMPEHFLGVINLRGKIVPVIDLRQRLHLPGSEAKERACIIVVHHHTAASPDQLVGLQVDLVDEVVFIEQSAIEPVPDFCDTVDSKFIQAMAKYKDSVLAILSVAELLKDAGNLQATPALAPEQDQ
- a CDS encoding chemotaxis protein CheA, with amino-acid sequence MALLDESTEELLQEIALELAFVQSGGQSSIAALITSLGKLQQIAAAQGREKALQLSRELGGWLVELEARGTALDAGELEALQQKYQPLEKALYAEANKTEAGFTINLESQDDLELLNEFCNEGKDLLSQVEQGVLVLEEDPAHRETLNQVFRAFHTFKGGAGFLGLEPIKDLAHNLESLLDAARQNSLVIDRHVINLILAGGDALRKFVDGIEQTIRSDNKTAPIIVPTRELIERVRSTLDGNPGEVTVEKPGETSMLASEPPSEPANEAKIIPPIAEINKPIPATAKEIEEPQTKPSPKPKAANLSNFVKIDTQKLDALIDLVGELVIAKSMVVEHPVVAGQQSEELSRELRQLSRIAADLQRNAMSLRMVPIRTTFQKMNRLVRDLANSQNKQICLVTKGEDTELDRNIVEALAEPMIHMLRNSIDHGIEHPAEREGLGKSAAGKIEIEACHQAGGILIRIEDDGRGIDPARVLAKARERGIVDTDFNGNTNEILSLIFEPGFSTAETVTDVSGRGVGMDVVRGSISRLRGRIDVQSVVGKSTTFSIYLPLTLAIIDGMLVGAGNQRFIIPTLSIQESFKPTASMLSTLKGRGQLVNLRGRLIPMISLCQKLKIDSGSADPSEGIILIINSGGQAKGLLVDHLISKQEVVIKPMGETLQSQPVYSGAAIMGDGRVALILDPDALGRSESPRTESPSLSN
- a CDS encoding DUF3307 domain-containing protein translates to MDWSLPELVLMLGFAHCLCDFPLQTDKMAIGKCPGCGQVGVAWGYWMASHCGTHALAVALITGMPWLGAAEFVAHFLIDLLKCRKLINLATDQSLHLLCKVSWASCSLALIS
- a CDS encoding methyl-accepting chemotaxis protein, with the protein product MKLNLKVLIRANAALVTVALVGELIASTILSRTISINSPAYEKIVASKDLIADILPPPNYIIELHYYVTRAMLDASNSENGKTVSGSANISRLSSALPRLQQAYEERLKYWTANKYVTEEERFLLTKDSNTPASSYINLVGSSLLPALTSGNRQTALAVFKELDRLFYEHSEMNAKLVDISNREIINSEQEAAASAQRANQILLLITLLLLASAYTVLYLMQRDFASPLDRIVNDLGKGSGRFLQVSNQIADSSNQLAQGASEQASAIEETSASLEEMSSMIHSSARNADHARTLASESQLSASEGMASMKEMTEAMAAIERSSNEVVKIVKSIDEIAFQTNILALNAAVEAARAGEAGAGFAVVAEEVRSLAQRSAAAANESETKIEASIKSSRQGAQCLTGVGESFSRIGSKVQETHNLVSEIALATKEQSQGIEQVTIAIQEMSKVAQSSAINTEQIASAAEEMRQQASMQQQTAGALRAVIDGSSNELASELDGKNSSAKPEPTGPQDRPDSNLDEHFSNY
- a CDS encoding methyl-accepting chemotaxis protein, with the protein product MNLNVKLLIKANAALLTVALVGEVALLTILTRPMWINQRLYEKIVDHHDLAGDLQPSPFELLGLRGEVARALLSIKNSGQNEPAQIATNPAIRTLAQYYRERVTKFRDRQQLWLENPNFEPDLQNKFRSWTSGVSQEYLNAIGNNLIPALQAGNLKRAAEVDRNLDAIYREHLSGLAGVIGTNKAEIQEHEAEADNGIRAATLWIIFSTLALLGLGYFTLYLMQKVAVTPLSKIAGELGDGADQFIEATSSVANASYEIATGARQVANSSLQMAQGASEQAAAIEETSASLEQMSSMIHSSARNADHAKTLAGEAQASASLGNTSLEAMAVAMGAIEKSSNEVGKIVKSIDEIAFQTNILALNAAVEAARAGEAGSGFAVVAEEVRSLAQRSAAAAHESSQKIEASILSSREGARCLDGVGDSFAKISDKVKHTDSLVSEISLATKEQAQGIEHITTALQEMSKVAQDNLSSIEEMKRAAEQSAGASQQIVGAAEQMRSQAMRQHEITADLKIVIDGTTSSPSSHSKHTHLSQAKPRRVLGTQPQPSSALHQGQSQAESNYDEHFSDY